The following is a genomic window from Nymphaea colorata isolate Beijing-Zhang1983 chromosome 3, ASM883128v2, whole genome shotgun sequence.
ATATCCTCATCTTAACCTGGATCTTTTGATATATGATGTGCTTTTCCTGAAGGGAGCGATCTCGGCGCTGACCCTGACCAAATCTCATTTTGTGAATAATgaatttttcacaatttgtctGACTTTCGCTTGCTTAGCTTCTTAATAGATCAAAGCCATGAGTGTGTTAAGTTTAATTATATACTGTTTATAATCTTGGTTTAGTAAGatagatgatgatgcaaatgaaataAATCACTTTGCCATATTTGCAATTCTGCAGATCATTACAAAGGGCACTTGACAGAAGATTGTACCTCCTACTGTATGGTACTTCATATGGAATGCCACCCGATAAGCCAGTCTGGCACTTCCCAGAAAAGGTCTATGAAAATGGGGAAACACTACGCTTGGTAAGATATCTTGTTAGTCCTGTTCCTTACAAGATTTTTCGTCTGATCCCTTCTTTTTTCAGTGTGCAGAATCAGCATTAACATCCGTCCTTGGAGATCTATCACACACATACTTTGTTGGCAATGCTCCTTTTGCACATATGGTCATAAATCCAACTGAATCTGAACCTGGACTTCCAGATTTTAAGGTGATTGTTTCCAGCATTCAGTTATCATCTTGTTATTGATAGTGTCATGACTGATTTGGGTGTGGGTATTGGCGAGGATACAGGAGCAAGCAATTATGGAAAACatttggaacttggaagcataGGAATAGTTAGTACATTGACAGACAACACAAGATAAAAGCATTCACAACTAAAAGGtttcagaaaaaggaagaatacTGCAGACCACATAAAAAGTACTAAAAAATTCATACAAAGAAGGCAAAATTAGACTTGCTCAAAGTTGAATGAGTCTATTGCAGAGAATAGCATGAAAATGCATCGATTTCACCTTTGTAGTTCAAAGTGCCTCTTGGCCTACCTTGGTGCTGGCGGTAggcttttttttaattccatcTTCTATTATATTGATTGatgtaaaattttttcaaaatccgcactttctctttttgtttttccttgtttcttttttcctccatttttctGTAGGAGTGGTTAGTCCCTGATCAGCCACTGCTTAGGGGCCTGCCTTGGTGTTTCTTGATGTCTAGGCCTGTTTAGTGCTTTTAAGTTTTCAAGTACATAAAATTGATCTGGCATGGCTTTGATCGTGTTGAACCTGTGTGCCATGTTTTTTCTGTGTCCTGAAGTGCTACAAGTGCAATTGCGTTTTGGACCTGCCTGTCCCTGTGACATAGACAATGGATGTTTTAGTGTGGGCCCTAAGTCCATTTTGTTTACTATATGTCGATTATGGTCCATGGTGGTGTTGAGACAAACTTTGATGAACACAGTTTACTCATCTGAGATTTCTTTACGCAGTCCATTTCAGTTCTGATCATAAGCAATATAACCATTGGTTTGCCTGGTTGAAGAGCCCGGTTTTGCTGTAAACCTTGCATCTAGTAATCAACTGAGTGGCTCAGGGGCTGATAGTTGGTGCAAAGTTCCCCTTTGGTTCCTTTGATGCACATGATCAGCAACTAATTCCTTGTTTAGGTAATGAATCATCAAAGATCAGATGCAAACATCTGAATTTCCAGGTCTCAGTATCCAGAGATAGCGTGATAAATAGCCTCTATTATGCTTTCCTTGCATATCTACATATGCATATTTAAGTGAGGTAATTAGGAACAGAGCCTCTTTTGCTCAACTCGCCATTTTATGTGCGCTGGGCAATTTCATCTCTGTCATCCATGTCAAGTATTGTTCTTTGTCTTTTTATCTGGAACTGAAACTAATTCTGGTATGTAAAAGATCGTGTTGAACTTTAGGATCCTTTTTGTTTGCCCTTATGGAAAAAGATGAAACTTTCAATGAAGAAAATGTCGTACCTTTATAGTTTGCATGTTAAACTTGCCGTTTTGCTTCAAGCTGAACATGCCTTTAAAAGTTTCTTCTAATGTAAGGGTCCTAATATATATGCATACTTTGGAACTAGAAAATAAAAGTATTTTAGTATCCCTTTTTTACAAATAGTTTCCTGACGGCACCAGCCTGAACTTAAGATTTTATTGATTACCATTTCTTCATAACATTAATCCTACTTCAAGAGCTCAGCTGTTTTTCACTTTAGAATTTAGAGTTTAGACTGCATACTATAGTAATATTTTGTATTCTATGCATAGACCTAGCAGTCTGCATATAACTTTTTCTTCGGATTTTCTGACTAGTTCCTTCTCTTTTGTTATAGAGGTTCTTTTTCAAATCACAAGTCATTGCGACCAATAAGTTTAATATCAGGAAATGTGAGGATCACGTCTGGGTAACAAAAGATGAACTGATGGAATATTTTCCAGAACAAGCGCCATTTCTTAACAAGATGATCATCAGCTGAGCAAACGGCAGTGAAAGCATATCTCAGTGGACAGGAGGCCTTTGTATACGTTGGGGCATCTGGTATTCAAGTTTCAGCAGTTTGTCGGACTCTGATGCTGACGGAAGTTACCTGGTCTCTGGAAGTCAAGATCTGGATCTCAATTCATCAGTTCCATTGAGTGTAGTTGCGCTATGTCTAAAccattttttgttcaattccTTGATGATGCTCATCAGTTTTGGCAACCATAGTATTTTCAGCAGCGCTTTCACATGATGTTGCTGTTTCTCTTAACACAGTCCCAGAATAATGTAACTGATTACTTGGTGCAATGCACTAATGCAGGCTTGGTGACTTTTTGTTTATGCCTTCTGGATCTTAATGAACGATTGTTACAGTATTtagccggattttttttttaatttagattGTTACAGTATAAATGTGCGAACTTGTTTTCCAATACAGGTTAGAATATGGGCCATGATCTGGAGCTTTTGTGGTAAGGACTGTCTGAATATCAGAACGTATGAAATATGAAAAGTCATTATGAGTGGATAAGTTCATCCAATGGCTTACCACCACATAAGGAAAGGGGGAAATATGAAGGGTTTCAAGTTGAGGACTACAGCTAGGCTTCAACCTGTCATTCTGTTTTGAGTTTTCTGTCGGTAATGTCCTTGTAATGCTCGAGAATTGGGCCTTACCCTCATTGTCAGGGACACTTGCAACCTGCTGCATCAAATGCTGGTACTTCACATTTTTAAGATGTCATATCTTTCGGCAAAATAATTGTGATGCTCTATCTgaccaaatgatttttcaagaggTGTTTGGCAATAGGAATATCAATTCAATATTCAAAAAAATCTGTTCCAAAGATTGGGATAGATGCATAATAATGAATCCAtaaaatcttttcctttttcagttttcacttataatattgaaaaatgactGCTATTGTTAGATATGGGGTATGGGATTGCGGGTTGGCTTCATTGGACTGACCGAAAACATCCTTAAATAGGGCGATTGCCAGAATGAAGGGGAGGGCAGCTTGAAGAGCGTCTTAGGGGGAAGAAGCTTTAATCTGGGAAGGGTAGTTGTGTGCTTGTGTTATCTTACGGTTTTCTCTGGTAAAGGGTTGGTGAGTTAGTAGGGGCTAATAATGTGTGTAATCTTGTAAAGGGTTGGTGAGTTAGTTGGTCGTTAACAATGGTATGAGAGCCGAAATTCGGTAAGTTGTCACTCGTCCATGGGCCTTTTCAACCACAAGATGAGATTCCAAAGGACTACGTGCTGCAGCTTGCATCCCAGGTACATGGCATCCCCAGCACCGACTCTTGGAGCCCAAAAGTGCTCGAAGAATATGAGACTACAACTACATTTACAACCTTGCGAGTTCTGGATTATGACTGCGTAGGCGACTCTTCGTCTTCCTGGGCGGGACAGGAGCTCTACTAGGAATTGTGCCACCCTGATGGGGTTGCCTTCTGCCCAACGTGGCCCAAGGAACAACCCTCTATGGTGGAGACGGAAGAAGAAATTAAGACTTGATAATGGCTACTGGACAGAAGAGAAGCAGAAGGGAGCACACTGCAATTTCCAGGACCTAGTTGGGCACCTTCTAAGCACAAACCCACACTGGCAACCAGAGAGCAAATAATCGACCGGATTATGAGGCATTTAgaagaacatgaacaaaaatgGCGAAAGGAAGAAATATGATACAACCCCTGAGGAAAATTGTCGCAAGCATAGAGAAGGAGTTGAGGAAGACGATGCCCATATCTCAACCCTAAGGGAGAATGCAAGCCAGAGAAACGTGGACCATGGATTTGCTACCACAAGGTAGGAGTTGGGAACTCACGAGAAGAAATGGACAGAAGAAAGGCTGGCGTCAGATTGTCCCTTCATCCCTGTTAGCTGAGACAAACAAGGGGACATGGGCGGGAGGTCACTAAGGCAGCCTACGAAACCCCCGAGTATGGGGGGAATATCCTTGGCGATGGGGGAGGTACTCTTCCTTCTTCGTTTCCAGAGTTGATAGATTTTTATTCACGGTGTAGCCGTCCTCAACCAGATTAGGACGAGGGAGAAGCCAGGGAGGCATCTCATCTTGGGCAAAACAAGGGGTGATGAATTAGGAAGAAGCAGCCGTCAGTTCTTGAGTATCTCGAGCAATCGAAATGGACAAGGCGGCTGGCGAGAAAGAGACGAGGCTAATCGTAGTGGGGACCATGGGTGTTCTGTTGGGCCTGCCAGAGAATGACAACAGGTAGGGCGACCTGGGCGTAGGGCCGGGTAGGCTCGGCTCTTTCCGAACCGATGGGTCGGCCCAACGCTTGATACCtgactaaaaaaattagttttaaaatataaaataaaaatgtttaaatataaaatattttttaataataatatatattattattaaataaaaaattaaaaaatataaccTATACTAGTACTAGGTGCCCACCCATCGAGTACCCCGGCCACACCTTAACCTCAACTGCTCAAAAAAAATGACCGGAATGTTCAGGTCGACATCTCTAAAGCATCCCTATCGACTATCGAGGGGATAAAGAAGCTGCGGGTAGTTTCTATCCAACATTGTTTGAGTTAGTGAAAGTTGGATTGGGTGGAGTCAAGAAGTCTTTTGTGGTAAAGACgtataatttcaaataattttttttaaattatatatatatatatatatatatatatatattaaactaatattttttaaatttacgtataaatttttaaaatctgccCGTTTCAGCATGTGTGTGTTAGAGCTACAGATGTTTTACGACAGCTTTGGACACTTACCGTaaccattttgaaaaagtgGGCGAGTCGTGGGGGTTCTCACCTTCTCAGTTCTGCCTGGAAAGCAGCTTCGGCCAAAGATGCTTCAACTATGGAAGGGAACGTGAGACACTGAGAAATAAAGTAATAAGTCTGAGGATTACAGATTCATTTCAGCCGTTAAAGCCCACCACGAGCTTGGCTAAATGCTTGTGTGTGGCGCTAGTTCAGTCGGTCAGCAATCGCCTTGCTCAGGTTCATCTAGACGTTCAGCAAGGGAATATCAAGGAACACATTGGTATGCAAGATCCTATCCGAATAACAATATATTGCTGGTGCAGGAATTCAAGCCAAGGATACACTCAAGTACATTAACAGCATTTATCAAAAGGTGGAAGCATATGGAATATGCTGCATTGTACCCCCGTCTTCCTTTAAGCCGCCCTGTCCTTTAGAGGATGGAAACACCTGGGAAAAACGCAAGTTTGAGATACGATTTCAAGATACTGACAAGCTTTAAAATAGAGAGCCAACAAGAAAGAAACCCAAAACACCCAacaggaggagaagaaggagacaGTCATGGACAACGGTCCCTATCGACATGGTCATTCTGCCCGATCTGAAGTAAATGAACCTGCAGTTTCTGATGATGATAGGTTTGGCTTCCATCTTGGTCTTGAGTACACTCTAGAAGCTTTTCAAAATATGCAGACAATTTTAAAGAACAGTACTTCAGAGTTGAAGATAGCTATAAGGATATGTGCTCCGGTGATCATGAATCTAAAATGAAGAAGGAACTGTCAGTTGAAGACATCGGAGGAAGATGAGGTGCATTATGGTGCTGACTCAGATACCGAACAGTTCTGCAACGGATTTGCAAAAGCAATTTTGACTTGTAAAGTTGATGATGATCCATATGTTTCATTTGGATGGAATATGAACAATTTTGCACGCCTACCTGGATCTGTGCTGGCTTTTGAGCAGACAAATATTTCTGGTGTTTTGGTTCCTTGGCTATGAGTAGGAATGTGCTTCTCATCATTTTGCTGGCATGTTGAGAAAAAGAATATAAGATTAGTCATGCTACGAGGACTGAAAACATCTTACATTTCTCCACTCTTTCAGATTGTTGGACAAAATATTCTCCCTGGTGAATTTTACAGTTATCCTAAGGTAATGACAGGACAGATAGCTAAAGGATACCCATCTGAGGAAATGCGACAAAGATGGACCGACCTAAGCTGGTGCAAGGTAGCTCTAATCATTCCTGACCTGGATATTATAGAAGCTCCTAGACCAACCGCCCCAGAGTACTTCCCACTTGTCCTTACCTCATCTTCTAGAGCCGGCATGTTTTGCATCGACACCAAGTGCATGCATAGCTACTGGAACATAGAACCAGCAATGGAAAGAATGAGAACTCTAATCGCCAAGCAGCTGATTTGCCATTACCGGAAAAACTGTCTCATGCCAACGTAAAGGAAGTCTCTGAATTTCAATTGTGTCCTTATGCTATCGTTGCCTTTGTTGAGCCATggccttcattttctttttctttttttaatggtcGGCCACCGCCCTATTCGCCTGTAATCAGGGGAAGACTCCTGAACATTTGATTCGTATCTTCACATCTTGAGGACGGAGTATAGTTAGATATCGGATATGGAATTGTGGTTCGAGTTCATTGGAGTGACCAAAACATCCTTAATAAGAAGGCCGATGGCCAGAATGGAGGGGAGGGCAGCTTGAAGAGCGTACTGCCTCTGGGAGGAAGAAGGCCTAATCTGAGATTAGGGTTGGTGTGTCTATGTGTGTCTTTAACAGCTACATACATGAgcttcagaaaaaaataaaaaaaatgtggtcaattattaaaaaaaattaaaaaactgaaagttaggaaaaaaaaataaagtaagtaAGAAAccaataacacaaacatcaaaatataagtAGATTTGAAACAACTGTttagtattaaaaaaaataaaaaaaagtgaaaaaatgcaaaaactttttttcgttttttattttttttttaaaccactttttaaaagctttaaatggaaatttaattaatcacttttttctcaaaaacatgtttttttgtgactatgaagCTGAGTTAGCGGCCCATTTTGAGCAACAGGATCCAATCGGACATACTTGGGGCCCATGACAAAATGGGCCTTTGGATCCTTctttagaagatccaaacaGGGTTGCCGTGCATCACATGGAAGAGTTCGTCATTTTCCTGCCCATTGGGCATACAGCAGTAACTTATTATGTAAATgagaagagaagggaaaattACCTGCTTCATGCTTCAGCCCTGTCATATGAATCGTAGCCCATACTCCACCTGCCCATCTTTCACAGGTCACCCATGAGTTGGGGCACCGAGAACCAACGGTTTTCCGAGATCTCTACTCATGTGAGAAAGCAGTATATATGTTTACTTGAAAACCAAGTTAGAAAGAAACGTATCTGATACGCAACGTTCTACCTCTTTTGGAATGAGAGAGAGTCAGTTTAGAATATTCGAGTTCCACACGTAGATAATTAAGTTTCACATTAATCCCTTGTTTTCACAAGTGCAATCTGTAGGATCCAAGCTGCTTGACGGGGCTTTATTTAGGGAGAGTAAACTATGTTGCAACTGAGATTTCTCTTAACCACCGCCCTTACTGAGAATGACCGGTGTCACTCAACACTTCATCTGAAATAAAAGTCCGACGATAGTTTTGGAGGTGCACCTTTATCGACATGTGTCGAAACCTCAATATCAAACATGagctttaaaaaaagaaaactgctCAGGTTTGTGACCCAAGTACACCGAATTAGGAAAGAAACGCACTCTCTGCAATAGTGTCTGCAATAAAATTACGATATTCGGTCCACTTGATCCGAGATTCCAACTTAAATATCACAAGCTGAAAAAGTCTAAGAATTCCATACCTTATTTGCCCATCTCTGGAATGATCTAGTAATTAAGTCTAATCCCaactttttgtcttttattttttagtattttttgaTGTATTTACAAATAATCACTCATCATTTGAgaaattataaataattattCATGATTTCTAAGCATACACTTAATGTacgaaaaaaagagaaatatttagaaaaaaatcattttacacTACAAGAATCCAAACTTTTTAAGATCTCACAGCAATTTcacctctccctccctccctttcccttccttttgtAACTACATCCCAACACGCTCATAAGAAGGTAAACTGTAAGGGAGCAGATGCTCTCGAGCATTCACTATAACAAACAAGTTGAAAGACTGAAAAGCTCTTTATTTAAAGGAgttcttctcttttttaaatCTACTTTAACGTGCACTTCTGAGTAATTTTATGATCTCAATCAGCTACTTGCAGTCTTCGAAAAAACAAGTTGCTCTTTACAAATGCACCAAAAGTTTTGAcaagtttttgttcttttggtttttgtttttgtttctttttgtgtgtgcGGGGGGTGGGGGGAGGTTAGGCAGATAGCTACCGTATTGTGCCTCTGGAaggttagggatgtcaactaTTGAACAACTGtatctttttaaatttgaaagtcTCAGCCAGGTTGATGGAAGCTCTAGTCGTCCATTCTCAGCCTTACAATGGGAATAGAACAAGAAATTTTCAAAGGGCTTGTGAATCCAGACAAAATATGAAAGAACCAAAGATTTAGAAATGCTGTCTTAAGCTTGATTTGACATCACAAAAcacttttatattcataaaatttgttCTGAAACATCTTTATCGTAAAAAATAGAAAGCTGGATTAGATC
Proteins encoded in this region:
- the LOC116249506 gene encoding uncharacterized protein LOC116249506; this translates as MLRSSSALRLLTPRGSGSAFCTSASEKIVAAVLFERLPVVIPKIHPAVYAFQEFSFRWRQQYRRQYPDEVLGKSDARGRGDYQIDYVPAPRITEADKTNDRKSLQRALDRRLYLLLYGTSYGMPPDKPVWHFPEKVYENGETLRLCAESALTSVLGDLSHTYFVGNAPFAHMVINPTESEPGLPDFKRFFFKSQVIATNKFNIRKCEDHVWVTKDELMEYFPEQAPFLNKMIIS